One window from the genome of Bdellovibrio sp. NC01 encodes:
- the acnA gene encoding aconitate hydratase AcnA: MLVQSKDSFKTKDKLKVGSKEYIIFNQKKISHPNLKKLPMSLRVLLENLLRHEDGVHVTKEDIDSLLSLDKSSLSREISFFPARVLMQDFTGVPAVVDLAAMRDAMKALGGDPTKINPLVPVDLVIDHSVMVDSFGSPSSFEENVKMEFERNNERYNFLKWGQKAFRNFKVVPPGTGICHQVNLEYIAKTIWHAKGHLGDYAFPDTLVGTDSHTTMVNGMAALGWGVGGIEAEAVMLGQPLTMLIPEVIGFRLEGKLNEGATATDLVLTVTQMLRKKGVVGKFVEFYGPGLAGLSLADRATIANMAPEYGATCGFFPIDEETIKYLKLSGRDNETVSIVESYAKECGMWRTDDDEHFAFSDTLKLNLSEVVPSLAGPKRPQDRVLLTDAKNDFHKQLTAGFAVDAGKASKEASAATVEGEAYKVGHGDVVIAAITSCTNTSNPSVMIGAGLVAKKAVEKGLKVKPWVKTSLAPGSQVVSDYLEKSGVQKYLDHLGFNLVGYGCTTCIGNSGPLPTPIANAVEKGNLVVASVLSGNRNFEGRINPNVKANYLASPMLVVAHAIAGSMLVDITRDSLGHDSHGNDVYLKDIWPTNKEIQDAVNHAVEVRQFTSRYGNVFDGTEDWKKIKTTESQTYSWDESTYIKNPPYFAGMQKAPSALKGINGARVLAVLGDSITTDHISPAGSIKKDSPAGRFLISKGVQPIDFNSYGSRRGNDEVMVRGTFANIRIKNEMLGGAEGGNTKYAPTGETMSIYDAAMKYKADHTPLVVIAGKEYGTGSSRDWAAKGTNLLGVKAVLAESFERIHRSNLVGMGVLPLQFTGGQDRKSLHFDGTETFDIQGVETMKPQEELNVVVTRANGSKETIKARSRIDTAVELEYYKNGGILQYVLRKLM; this comes from the coding sequence ATGTTGGTTCAATCTAAAGATAGTTTCAAAACTAAAGACAAACTCAAAGTCGGTTCCAAAGAATACATCATCTTCAATCAGAAAAAGATATCGCATCCAAACTTGAAAAAGTTGCCGATGTCTTTGCGTGTGCTTCTTGAAAACTTGCTTCGTCACGAAGACGGTGTGCACGTAACAAAAGAAGATATCGATTCTTTGTTAAGCTTAGACAAATCTTCTTTATCTCGTGAAATTTCATTCTTCCCTGCGCGCGTCTTGATGCAAGACTTCACCGGCGTTCCAGCGGTTGTTGACTTAGCAGCTATGCGTGACGCGATGAAAGCGTTGGGTGGTGATCCAACGAAAATCAATCCACTTGTACCGGTAGATCTTGTGATCGACCACTCGGTGATGGTGGATTCATTCGGTTCTCCGTCATCGTTTGAAGAAAACGTGAAAATGGAGTTCGAAAGAAATAACGAACGCTACAACTTTTTGAAATGGGGGCAGAAAGCTTTCCGTAATTTCAAAGTGGTTCCTCCGGGCACAGGTATTTGCCATCAGGTAAATCTTGAATACATCGCAAAAACAATCTGGCACGCAAAAGGTCACCTTGGAGATTATGCCTTCCCAGATACTCTTGTCGGAACGGATTCGCATACGACAATGGTGAACGGTATGGCGGCTCTTGGTTGGGGTGTCGGTGGTATCGAAGCGGAAGCGGTGATGTTAGGTCAACCGTTGACGATGTTGATCCCTGAAGTGATTGGCTTCCGTTTGGAAGGCAAACTCAACGAAGGTGCCACAGCAACCGACTTGGTTCTGACTGTGACTCAAATGCTTCGTAAAAAAGGTGTTGTTGGTAAGTTCGTAGAATTCTATGGCCCAGGTCTTGCCGGCCTTTCGCTTGCTGACCGTGCAACCATCGCCAACATGGCTCCAGAGTACGGCGCAACTTGCGGTTTCTTCCCAATTGATGAAGAAACAATCAAGTACTTGAAATTAAGCGGCCGTGATAACGAAACTGTTTCCATCGTAGAATCATACGCTAAAGAGTGCGGCATGTGGCGCACAGACGACGATGAACACTTCGCATTCTCTGACACATTGAAATTGAATTTGTCTGAAGTGGTGCCTTCACTTGCAGGGCCGAAGCGTCCTCAAGACCGTGTGCTTTTGACGGATGCTAAAAATGATTTCCATAAACAATTGACTGCGGGTTTTGCAGTGGATGCAGGCAAAGCTTCTAAAGAGGCGTCTGCTGCCACTGTCGAAGGTGAAGCTTACAAAGTAGGTCACGGTGATGTTGTAATCGCCGCGATCACAAGCTGTACGAATACTTCAAATCCTTCAGTGATGATCGGTGCCGGTTTAGTTGCGAAGAAGGCAGTTGAAAAAGGTTTGAAAGTAAAACCTTGGGTCAAAACGTCTTTAGCTCCGGGCTCACAAGTTGTTAGCGATTATTTGGAAAAATCAGGCGTACAAAAATATCTTGATCATTTGGGCTTTAACCTTGTGGGTTATGGTTGCACGACTTGTATCGGTAACTCGGGTCCACTTCCGACACCAATTGCTAATGCAGTTGAAAAAGGCAACTTGGTTGTGGCGTCTGTCCTTTCTGGTAACCGTAACTTCGAAGGTCGTATCAATCCGAATGTAAAAGCCAACTATTTGGCGTCGCCAATGTTGGTGGTTGCCCACGCGATTGCGGGTAGCATGCTGGTTGATATCACTCGTGATTCTTTGGGACACGATAGCCACGGCAACGATGTGTATTTGAAAGACATCTGGCCGACAAATAAAGAAATCCAAGATGCTGTGAACCATGCGGTTGAAGTTCGCCAATTCACGTCTCGTTACGGTAACGTATTCGATGGCACTGAAGATTGGAAGAAAATCAAAACAACAGAGTCACAAACTTATTCGTGGGATGAAAGTACATACATCAAGAATCCACCGTATTTTGCGGGCATGCAGAAAGCTCCAAGCGCATTGAAAGGTATCAATGGCGCAAGAGTTCTTGCGGTTCTTGGCGATTCAATCACGACAGACCATATCTCTCCAGCGGGCAGTATTAAAAAAGATTCTCCTGCAGGTCGTTTCTTGATTTCAAAAGGTGTGCAACCGATTGATTTCAACTCGTACGGTTCACGCCGTGGTAACGATGAAGTGATGGTGCGTGGTACTTTCGCTAACATCCGTATTAAGAATGAAATGTTGGGTGGTGCTGAAGGTGGCAATACGAAATATGCGCCAACGGGTGAGACGATGTCGATCTATGATGCTGCAATGAAGTACAAGGCAGATCATACTCCGCTTGTGGTTATCGCAGGGAAAGAGTACGGCACGGGTTCTTCTCGTGACTGGGCAGCTAAAGGTACAAATCTATTGGGCGTGAAAGCCGTATTGGCTGAAAGTTTTGAACGTATCCATCGTTCGAACTTAGTCGGTATGGGTGTGTTGCCGCTGCAATTCACTGGCGGCCAAGACAGAAAATCTTTGCACTTCGACGGCACTGAAACTTTCGACATCCAAGGTGTTGAAACAATGAAGCCGCAAGAAGAATTGAATGTCGTGGTGACTCGTGCGAATGGCTCTAAAGAGACAATCAAAGCAAGATCACGTATCGATACAGCCGTTGAGTTGGAATACTACAAAAACGGTGGCATCCTTCAGTACGTATTGCGCAAATTGATGTAA